TTGCCGACTGCGCTGGTCCCACCCGGCATCCACGCCCGCCGCTTTCAACGCGGCGGGATAGGCATCTGGCTCCACCACCTGAAACGAGCCCATCCAGCCGAGTTCGGTGAACTCGCTGATGTGCGGGTGGAACATGAAATTGCCCGTGAATTTGTACTTGAATTCCAGGATCCCGCGCTGGCCCTGCGCCTGCATGATGGTGTCCACGATGCGGCTGGTAGGTTCCAGGGTGGTGCCGGTGTCGTAATAGTTGAAAAAGTTCGCGTGCAGGTGGAACGAATTGATCAGATCAAACTCCAGGATGTTGATCAGGTAGATGCGAATGAGTTCCCCCTTCTGCACGGGAATGGGCCGGCGCGCGAACTCGAAGCCCACCGTGTTCACCGCGTAGATCTCATTGGCCCCGTCAAAGTTGGTGTCGAAGGCGTTTTGCACCATCACGAACTCGCGCGCGGGTGGCCGCCCCTCCTTGGGGTCCACGATGAACGCGCCGTACATGCCCTTGTGAATGTGCCGCTTTAGACTGGTGGCGTGGCAGTGGTACAGGTGACAGCCGAAGGGCTCAGCGTCGAATTCGTACACGAAGCGCCCGCCCGGCTGGATTTCACCGGGCCCGGCGCCCGGCACCCCGTCCATTTCGGCCGAATGCACGCCGTGAAAGTGGATGGTGTGCGCGTGAATGGTCGCGTTGATGAACGTGATGCGCAGCCGGTCGCCTTCCGTGCAGCGCAGGGTCGGCCCCGGCACGCGGCCGTTGTAGGTCCAGGCGGGGAAGAAGATGCCGGGGGCAATCTCAATCTCCTTGTCCTGCGCGATCATGGTGTACTCGCGCAGGGTCTGGCCGTTCGGGAGGGTGCTGACCTTGCCCCAGTCCCAGTCGGTGAGCATCGCCATGGGGTCAAAGCCGTTGCGCTTGTGGTTCACGGCGCCCACCATCAGGTTGTTGCCGTGCCCAGCGTGGGCCGTGGTGGAGGGTACTGGGCTGACTGGGGCTGTTCCCGTGTGCCCGGCAGGGTGGGTCCCACCCTGCCCCAGTGCCGCGCTGCCTGCCAGCGCCGCAGCGCCGCCTGCCCCCACGCGCAGCACGTCACGCCGGGACAGCAGGGACCGCCACCAGCTCACCGCGTCACCGCTGGATGACCGACCAATCTGAATTTTATGTTCAACATAATTGAGTATTAGTCTTGCCTAAAATATTGTCAAGGCGTGCCATACTTTTCGCATGCCCGGGCACACCTTCTCCCCGTCCGTGGAGGACTATCTCAAACAGATGTACCTGCTCGGGCAGGGCGGGCGCGTCTCCACCCAGGCCCTGGCCGACGCGCACGGCGTCAACCCGGCCAGCGTGACCGCCATGCTGCGCCGCCTCACCGAGCGGGGCCTGGTCCGGCACGTGCCCTACCGCGGCGCGCACCTCACGCCCGCAGGCGTGCGCGCCGCCCTGAACGTGTTGCGGCGCCACACCCTGCTGGAACTGTACCTGCATGAAGCCCTGGGCTACCCCATGAGCGACGTGCATGAGGAGGCCGAGCGCCTGGAGCACGTGATGAGTGAGGGGCTTGAAGCGCGGGTGACCGCGTGGCTGGGCCATCCCGTCATTGATCCGCACGGTGACGCCATCCCGGGCAGTGACGGCCACCCAGCGACCGGGTCTGGACTTCGCCTCACGGACGTGCCCCTGGCCACCCTGGCCCGCATCATTCAGCTTCCCCATCAGCCTCAGGCGGCGCAGGCCCTTCAAGTCCACGCCCTGAGGCCAGGCGTCAGGGTCACGGTGCGGGCACGCTGTCCAGGCCTGGGCACCCTGACCGTTCAGGCAGAGGGCGCAGGCCAGCCCGTGGTCCTGGCTGAAACCGTGGCCCGCCGCATTGGTGTCACCCTGACATAACGGCTGAGAAGCAGCGTGCCCGCACCACGAAGCACCGGACGGCCAGGAAACCGTCCGGTGCCCGCGACGCGTGACTGGCCTTTCAGGCGGGGAGGGCCTCACAGCGAACCAGTTGATTCTGTCGGTTTATTGGGGTTTCAGAGCAGCAAAGC
Above is a window of Deinococcus arcticus DNA encoding:
- a CDS encoding multicopper oxidase domain-containing protein encodes the protein MSWWRSLLSRRDVLRVGAGGAAALAGSAALGQGGTHPAGHTGTAPVSPVPSTTAHAGHGNNLMVGAVNHKRNGFDPMAMLTDWDWGKVSTLPNGQTLREYTMIAQDKEIEIAPGIFFPAWTYNGRVPGPTLRCTEGDRLRITFINATIHAHTIHFHGVHSAEMDGVPGAGPGEIQPGGRFVYEFDAEPFGCHLYHCHATSLKRHIHKGMYGAFIVDPKEGRPPAREFVMVQNAFDTNFDGANEIYAVNTVGFEFARRPIPVQKGELIRIYLINILEFDLINSFHLHANFFNYYDTGTTLEPTSRIVDTIMQAQGQRGILEFKYKFTGNFMFHPHISEFTELGWMGSFQVVEPDAYPAALKAAGVDAGWDQRSRQGAAGGRS
- a CDS encoding metal-dependent transcriptional regulator; the protein is MPGHTFSPSVEDYLKQMYLLGQGGRVSTQALADAHGVNPASVTAMLRRLTERGLVRHVPYRGAHLTPAGVRAALNVLRRHTLLELYLHEALGYPMSDVHEEAERLEHVMSEGLEARVTAWLGHPVIDPHGDAIPGSDGHPATGSGLRLTDVPLATLARIIQLPHQPQAAQALQVHALRPGVRVTVRARCPGLGTLTVQAEGAGQPVVLAETVARRIGVTLT